CATTTAATCACCAGCCAACCAAGCAGCAGTATATCGTAACCATGCAAAAATCTCGTCCCTTCGCACTCCACAGCTTCTGCAGAGGATAAGGTGGTGTTTGGTCCTCcagtcctaggacttttttttAGTGCCTAGGACTTTTTAAAAAAGACTTTTAAGGAGATGCTTCTAAGGACTTTTAGCAAAAAGTCTCACCCTGTTTGGTTTGCTAGGAACTTTTTCTAGTCCCAGCATAAAAAAGTCCCTGAAACCAAACACCTCCTAAATCTCCACCAAACAAAGCCATGACCTGGCTGCATTGCAGGATCGGTGAAGAAACACAGAGCACAAGAAAAAGTGTGGCATCTCACAGGCAGTAATATAACCATCAAGTTAGCGGTTGGATTGTAGGCCACACGCATGCAATTACCTACTCGAGCAAGCCACTCGATGTCGCTTGCAGGAGGATCACATGCAAAAGGAATCAACCCAATCAGGCCGCAGCAGCCACCATACCTCCATTCTCCAGACGAGACAAACAGGCGCGAGCTGGTGGTGGTTAGGCATTCAGATTTTACCGGTGCGCTTGCTGCTAATTCACATCGGCCACACGTATTAGGTGAGCATAGCTTTACAGGCAGGCAGCTTGGTCACATTCGGCATAATCATACTCAGTCACGGGGAAACACAACAGCAGCGACAACAACAAACCGTTCCCCTCCAGTAATCTACATCAAAAGCCTCGCCACAGGGCATTATTCATCAAAGGTGGTACAACTAGCTTGTCCTCGTGAAACGCAAGGTGAATAGGGATAGGTCCCAGAATTCGAGCAACACAGCAGCGGTGTGATGAAGCAACGCACTACACTACTCTACATTACACTGCACTAGCATGCAGAAAGCATACATCTCCTAGCCACAAGCCCATTGCCCTAGATGGAAAGTGAACATCCGTAGGTACTGACATGGAGCAAGCAGCATCGCTGTGCATCAGTCTTTGTTGCATCGCAGAGCATGGTGTGGTGTCTGTCCTGGAGACTGGCCTCCACCGCCGAGAGATCATCAAGCTCAATCCTCCCTGAAgaaaatggaaaacacaaaacaCCTATTGTTACATCACATCACATGGGCCAAAATGTTGACGGCAGCATTCATTTATGATGCAGTGACAACAGTACAGCCGTACATGTACAACTGCGGTGATCAAGTAGAGACATACTGTAAACGTACAAGAGTAGCCCCAACAGTAGTGTTGTAAACGCATACGGGTGGTCCTTACCAAGATGTACCAACAGTAGTTTTGTAAAGGTACACGGGTGGTCCTTACCAACTACCAAGACGTACCAACAGTATTTTTGTACTTTCGATCGACATCTGAAAGATTTCTATGATTACGAAAAGAGCTAATGTGCTCTCTCATAAACCCAAGCAACGGAAATCCATCTCAAGTGGAGCTGCAATTACTGGTCTGTTGATTATTATTTTTAACGTCAGTTAATTGGCACAAAAAAAGGTTCCCACATTATACTGAATGTTCCTCTCTATTACATATCACGAAAAGTCTACCTTCCGTTGCTCCAGTATAATAAAGGGTACTGTGAGTCGTGAGGATTGAGAGTGTCATTTTGTGAACTTGTTGTGATTGTGAAGCTAAGTAATTTTCACCAGTGTTGCGTTTTAATATTTTCACACAACCTATGTTACATCGAGTCATTGACCACATCACAGAATGTGATACACAATCTTAGTGGTGTGCTTTCGTCATCTGTCTACTGAAGCAGTCCCTAAGCGCTACCAATGTGCAATATATGCATACCAGTAGTGAAGAATGCAAAATCTGCAGAAAACCAGGGCGTGTGTGTGCATATGTGTGTGTGGTAATTCAACAACACAATCAGAGAACAATGTATCACATTCACCTACAGGCCTCAAAATGGATGCATATAGACAAATTCACTGACAAAGATCAACTCTAGCATCAACTGATATACTGATTGTCAGAACTCAGAAATAGCCCTTTTGAGCAAACAAATTAAAACAAAAACCATCCCGTACAGGAAATTGGTGTTGAGAATATACAAAATGCAAAATCAGACCATGAAATGATTGATGTGAAGTCATGAGAAGAATGTGAATGCAATCCAGGATATCAGCGTGGAGGTCCAAGACGGAGGGCAATGCTAAGATTATTCAATTATTTTCTATGTTTGTTGCACTGACTCATATCATCAACTTCAGTTCAGCACGTGCTAAAAAAGCATCTGGACATTGATAGCTAGCTGATATCTTCTTTCTTTCATGCTAGGAGAGATACTTACATTAAGGCTTAGTTTGGTATTTGCCGTGGCTTATAATCCACGGTCATAGCATTTTCTTTATAACCACAACAGCGAAATTATACTGGTCTCTCAACAGAAATAGTCTACATCAATGTATCCAAAGTTCCATTAAAATGCCAGATAAGAGTTTTCAAAAGACTGAGGGAGAACGGAACTTTTCCGGTCAAGTTTTTGTATCATAAAAGTAATAAATGTAGCCTGAAAAAGAGCATAAATTTTAGCATGGTGACAGAGTTAGCTACTGAAACAAAGGTTACATCAGCTTACAGGTAGGGAAGAAAACGGAAGGAACCGAGTGCTGCCGCATTTGTTTTTGTATTTTTTCTAGAAGCGGAAACGTATACAAAAATCCCAGGAATGAATACGGAAACAGATACCACCAAAAATGAATACAAAGCAAACACGGTGCGGACGCAGATACAAAACCAGATGTTCGCCGGAACTAAAAGACCCTTGAACAATTGAGAAAAAACACAAGCAAACTGGCGAACTATTTCAATTTATATGACTACAAGCAAAGATCTCCTAAACCAGCCACACCCATCGAGTCTGTTATGCTCAATGTAGAGGCTGTTCTGTATTGTTTTCTTCTTTTTTGCTGGAACCTTCAATCTAATAAGGTCTGGCCTTGAACCTGTTACTTTCTGGTTTCGTTGCTATCAATGGAACCAGGGGGGCTCTTGGGCCGCCCTGTTTGTCTAAAAAAACCATGGAAGCACCTATACACTTCCGCGAAGATGGGTGGGAGGCGTGTGGGCTGGCTTGCTGGTTTAGTGAAATGTAGAAGGGGATTAAGTTAGGTACTGATATGGGTTTTATTGAGTGCTGGACTGAGTAACGTAGCCATGGAAAAAGGGGAAGTTCTGTATTTACGGAAACAGAATTTCCGTTTCCATGGCTGTTCAGCCGGAAAACGCCATTCCGTTTCCATTTCTGTTCCCGCTTCCATATTTCCTCTCCATTTCCATTTTTCCGTCAAAAATCCAGAAAGTTTCTGCTCCGATTTCAACTTTTCATCCCTACTTACAGGGCTCCAAGGGAATTTTCTCTACTGCCAAGAGTGCAATCCATCCAAAGAATCAAGAAGTCTGCTGGACTAACAAAATCACTTTTCCAGACATGATTTAGGTTTTAACCAATAAAAACATGTTGACACATTTTCATTCTTGCTGTAGTCTGACAATCATATCCATAGGTTTGCATGACCAATGACTTAGCACTAATTTGTCAAATACGCCCTAACATAGATTAGAAGTTAAATCAGCATTGGATCAACTGAGGTTTATCCACTTTAATAAGATGGTTTCAATGTGGAAATTGCGTAATATTACAGAACGTTCGTACAACGATTTGTATTCCAATCTAAAATGTACAGAAACAATTTCATGCAAGTTGTTCTTGCAGGTCTTAAAACTTTCTGTAGCACTTTGCTCTTATTAATATTATAGCACTCAAAACTGCATAAGGATCCAGGGAGGTGGGGTGCAAATAGTTGTCACGTAATCCCATGTTGTACATCAGCCTgtaaggggctgtttggttctaggcctagCATTGCCACACTTTGCCAGACATTCTTGCCAAGgttgcctaaggttagttcttcaaaatgagagccacaagttggcaagcctaagggaatcttgccacactttttgtgtgtatgccatgtggggcccaagtgtggcttgcctaaggtgtggcttgaaccaaacactcacctaagttggtcaaacatgcctaaccttaggtgtggcaatcTTTGACAAAGTTAGTCACAAACCAAACAACCCCTAAATGTCTTCCTTCTACCGTTTTACGTTCTACGGCTATGGAATGGACTCAATGGAGTCCCTTACTAGAATTAGCTTGGCTCTGAAAATCATTGTGCTATTTTGAAGCTTACTTGGGAGAGAAACTGAAGCACTAACTATTCTCTCATCTATTTCCTAGATAGGTGATTCACATATGAACTAACAGGATCGAATAGTTGGCATCAGATAAAATTACACCATGATTAAAGAGTGTTCAGGATCCATACCATTTGATAAGTGAGCCAAAGAGGAAATGCTGCATGATGGGCACCTTCTCAAGCACTTCAGCCTTGTACATCTTGAGCAGCCCACTGTTCACCTTCTTCCAGTTCGGCACCGCGCTGATATCATCCAACATCGGCGAATGCTCCGCAAAGGGCCCCTTCTTCACCTTTTTCACATACATGACGCACGCCAGGTACATATACTCCTTTGAGAAGTTCTCCAAGATATCCGGGTTGTGGATCGACTTGGGTTTCATGTACTTGTGATCAATCAGTTGTGCAGCCCCAAACACAAAGGGCAGGAAATGGTAATCATCTAGTCCCCAGACGCCGTGCGAGCCCGCAGGCTCCAGCAGGTACGTGTCCTGCAGCGTGCGCATGAGGTCGAGGTAGGAAGCAAACACGCGTAGCACGACGGCCGGGTAATCGGGCTCGGTGATGAGCCCGAGTCGGGCCAGGCAGTAGAGGAAGGCGGCGAAGTTGGTCTCGTGCCCCGTGCCGTAGTCGATGCGGGTGCCGTTGCCGAAGGAGTCGAGGAGGTACGGCGCGAGCTCGACCTCGGCGCCGGCGAGGTCCGAGGGGGACGCGGCGGTGGCTGTGATCGGAGCGATCAGCTCGTTGACGGAGTCGCCGAGCTTCTCGTGCCAGAGGCGGAAGGCGGGGTTGCCGTAGCGGGAG
This sequence is a window from Aegilops tauschii subsp. strangulata cultivar AL8/78 chromosome 7, Aet v6.0, whole genome shotgun sequence. Protein-coding genes within it:
- the LOC109750233 gene encoding uncharacterized protein, giving the protein MLLHGPTEATIPFPRVATLLPRRQCLPKVSPPHRPKRAELPVRDPPPPAAMSNPESSPQAAASSTSPPSHAGHIHTPLCRSCGAPAAAPAPAPWTGDSPPPAYRPIRMPAINAPTNTAAIVLSPVPQPLPVPPASPPFAFQAPAKRIASPDDIARFKDSTHGRHFLGFVASLSASVHGRKLSDPLPSPPSPAVSALLDLISALSAFVASTPPFPHSSRYGNPAFRLWHEKLGDSVNELIAPITATAASPSDLAGAEVELAPYLLDSFGNGTRIDYGTGHETNFAAFLYCLARLGLITEPDYPAVVLRVFASYLDLMRTLQDTYLLEPAGSHGVWGLDDYHFLPFVFGAAQLIDHKYMKPKSIHNPDILENFSKEYMYLACVMYVKKVKKGPFAEHSPMLDDISAVPNWKKVNSGLLKMYKAEVLEKVPIMQHFLFGSLIKWED